The following proteins are encoded in a genomic region of Apodemus sylvaticus chromosome 21, mApoSyl1.1, whole genome shotgun sequence:
- the LOC127672015 gene encoding junctophilin-3-like encodes MSCDDIEVLSTGTPLQQESPELYRKGTTPSDLTPDDSPLQSFPASPTSTPPPAPASRTKMAHFSRQVSVDEERSGDIQMLLEGRGGDYVRNSWGEEKAGASRGVRSGALRSGQPTEDFRTRGSGHKQPGNPKPRERRTESPTTVSWTSHHRAGNPCSGGPKLLEPDEERLSNYKLEMKPLLRMDACPQDTHPQRRRHSRGAGGDRAFGLQRLRSKSQNKENLRPACSAEPTVQKLESLRLGDRPEPRLLRWDLTFSPPQKSLPVALESDEETGDELKSSTGSAPILVVMVILLNIGVAILFINFFI; translated from the exons ATGTCCTGCGATGACATCGAGGTGCTCTCCACCGGGACGCCCCTGCAGCAGGAGAGCCCCGAGCTGTACCGAAAGGGCACGACCCCTTCCGATCTGACCCCCGACGACAGTCCCCTGCAGAGCTTCCCCGCCAGCCCCACATCGACCCCTCcgccagctcctgcctccaggaccaAGATGGCCCACTTCTCCAGGCAGGTCTCCGTGGATGAGGAGCGAAGCGGGGACATCCAGATGCTCCTGGAGGGCCGCGGAGGGGACTATGTCCGCAACAGCTGGGGCGAGGAGAAGGCTGGGGCCTCTAGGGGTGTCCGCAGCGGTGCCCTACGCAGCGGCCAGCCCACTGAGGACTTCCGCACCCGGGGCTCAGGCCACAAGCAGCCTGGGAACCCCAAGCCCCGGGAGCGGCGGACGGAGTCCCCAACCACGGTCTCGTGGACTTCTCACCACCGGGCAGGCAATCCCTGTTCTGGGGGCCCCAAGCTGCTAGAGCCAGACGAGGAGCGGCTAAGCAACTACAAGCTAGAGATGAAGCCCTTACTAAGGATGGACGCCTGTCCACAGGACACCCACCCACAGAGACGGCGTCACAGTCGGGGTGCTGGGGGAGACCGGGCCTTCGGGCTACAGAGACTGAGGTCCAAGTCCCAGAACAAGGAGAACctcaggccagcctgctctgcagaacCCACGGTGCAGAAACTGGAGAGCCTGCGGCTGGGGGACCGGCCCGAGCCCCGCCTGCTGCGTTGGGACCTgaccttctccccaccccagaaGTCCCTGCCTGTTGCACTCGAGTCTGATGAGGAGACTGGGGACGAGCTCAAATCCAGCACA GGCTCAGCTCCCATCTTGGTCGTCATGGTGATCCTGCTCAACATTGGAGTCGCCATTTTGTTTATTAACTTTTTCATCTGA